From Solanum lycopersicum chromosome 8, SLM_r2.1, the proteins below share one genomic window:
- the LOC101254013 gene encoding tubulin alpha-3 chain, with protein sequence MRECISIHIGQAGIQVGNACWELYCLEHGIQPDGQMPGDKTVGGGDDAFNTFFSETGAGKHVPRAVFVDLEPTVIDEVRTGTYRQLFHPEQLISGKEDAANNFARGHYTIGKEIVDLCLDRIRKLADNCTGLQGFLVFNAVGGGTGSGLGSLLLERLSVDYGKKSKLGFTIYPSPQVSTSVVEPYNSVLSTHSLLEHTDVSILLDNEAIYDICRRSLDIERPTYTNLNRLISQVISSLTASLRFDGALNVDVNEFQTNLVPYPRIHFMLSSYAPVISAEKAYHEQLSVAEITNSAFEPSSMMVKCDPRHGKYMACCLMFRGDVVPKDVNAAVATIKTKRTIQFVDWCPTGFKCGINYQPPTVVPGGDLAKVQRAVCMISNSTSVAEVFSRIDHKFDLMYAKRAFVHWYVGEGMEEGEFSEAREDLAALEKDYEEVGAEGDDEADGEDDEEY encoded by the exons ATGAGGGAGTGCATTTCAATCCACATTGGTCAGGCCGGTATTCAGGTCGGAAATGCTTGCTGGGAACTTTACTGCCTCGAGCACGGCATTCAg CCTGATGGCCAGATGCCAGGTGACAAAACTGTTGGAGGGGGTGATGATGCATTCAACACCTTCTTCAGTGAAACTGGAGCTGGAAAGCATGTTCCTAGAGCTGTCTTTGTAGATCTTGAGCCCACTGTCATTGATGAAGTGAGGACAGGAACTTACCGTCAGCTCTTTCACCCTGAACAACTCATAAGTGGCAAAGAAGATGCAGCCAACAACTTTGCTCGTGGCCACTATACCA TTGGGAAAGAGATAGTTGATCTCTGCTTGGATCGCATCCGAAAGCTTGCAGACAACTGTACTGGTCTTCAGGGGTTCCTTGTCTTTAATGCTGTTGGTGGTGGTACCGGTTCAGGTCTTGGGTCACTTCTGCTGGAGCGTCTCTCAGTTGACTATGGAAAGAAATCCAAACTTGGTTTCACAATTTATCCCTCACCACAGGTCTCAACTTCTGTTGTTGAGCCTTACAACAGTGTCCTGTCAACTCATTCTCTACTTGAGCACACTGATGTGTCAATCCTTTTGGACAATGAAGCCATCTATGACATTTGCAGGCGCTCATTGGACATTGAGCGCCCTACCTACACCAATCTCAATCGCCTTATCTCACAG GTTATATCTTCTCTGACAGCTTCTTTGAGGTTTGATGGAGCTCTGAATGTTGATGTGAATGAATTCCAGACCAATCTTGTCCCCTATCCCAGGATCCATTTTATGCTTTCCTCATATGCCCCCGTCATTTCTGCTGAGAAGGCCTACCATGAGCAGCTTTCAGTTGCAGAAATCACTAACAGTGCCTTTGAGCCATCTTCTATGATGGTTAAGTGTGACCCTCGTCATGGCAAGTACATGGCTTGCTGTCTCATGTTCCGTGGTGATGTGGTGCCAAAGGATGTTAATGCTGCTGTGGCCACCATCAAGACTAAGCGCACCATCCAATTCGTTGACTGGTGTCCCACAGGATTCAAGTGTGGTATCAACTATCAGCCACCAACTGTTGTTCCTGGTGGTGACCTTGCTAAGGTACAGAGGGCTGTGTGCATGATCTCCAACTCAACAAGTGTTGCTGAGGTCTTCTCACGCATTGACCACAAGTTTGATCTGATGTACGCCAAGCGTGCTTTTGTGCATTGGTATGTCGGTGAGGGTATGGAGGAAGGTGAATTCAGTGAAGCACGTGAAGATCTTGCTGCCCTCGAGAAGGATTATGAGGAGGTTGGTGCTGAAGGTGATGATGAAGCAGATGGTGAAGATGATGAGGAGTACTAA
- the LOC101254318 gene encoding large ribosomal subunit protein eL32z, with the protein MAVPLLTKKVVKKRVKQFKRPQCDRRITVKPSWRRPKGIDSRVRRKFKGCVLMPNIGYGSDKKTRHYLPNGFKKFVVHNASELEILMMHNRTYCAEIAHNVSTKKRKEIVERAAQLDVVITNKLARLRSQEDE; encoded by the exons ATGGCGGTACCTCTGTTGACCAAAAAGGTAGTGAAGAAGAGGGTTAAACAGTTCAAAAGGCCTCAATGTGACCGCAGAATCACTGTCAAG CCAAGCTGGCGCCGACCAAAAGGTATTGATTCTAGAGTTAGAAGAAAGTTCAAGGGATGTGTCTTGATGCCCAACATTGGATACGGGTCCGACAAGAAGACCCGTCACTATCTTCCCAATGGATTCAAGAAGTTTGTTGTGCACAATGCAAGCGAGCTTGAGATTCTGATGATGCACAACAG AACTTACTGTGCGGAGATTGCACACAATGTGTCCACAAAGAAGAGGAAAGAAATTGTGGAGCGAGCAGCCCAACTTGATGTGGTTATAACGAACAAGCTCGCCAGGCTGCGCAGCCAGGAGGATGAATGA